A genomic region of Solanum dulcamara chromosome 2, daSolDulc1.2, whole genome shotgun sequence contains the following coding sequences:
- the LOC129879826 gene encoding uncharacterized protein LOC129879826 has product MEKTFSTFHASNVLLQQQYREKGFKKYSDLISHLLVAEHNNDLIMKNNENQPTRSTPLSEVNEVCAHHARRGKDHGHDRERGRGRNSGEEQNFVPGVNHSSKKNHHQKEKRKDEKRETVRAGCFRCGARGHHQRDCRTPKHLVELFHASLKKKEKNSETKTNFVSENHVDITHLDVADFFAHPEGKIDHLIGDGSVAMEE; this is encoded by the coding sequence ATGGAAAAGACGTTctctacttttcatgcctcgaATGTGCTCCTGCAGCAACAATATCGAGAGAAAGGTTTCAAGAAGTATTCTGACCTAATTTCTCATCTTCTTGTGGCTGAACACAATAAtgatttaataatgaaaaataatgagaatCAGCCTACTAGATCTACACCACTTTCTGAAGTGAATGAGGTATGCGCCCACCATGCTAGACGTGGAAAAGATCACGGTCATGATCGTGAACGTGGACGTGGTCGTAATTCTGGTGAAGAACAAAATTTTGTTCCTGGTGTTAAtcattcatcaaaaaaaaatcaccatcaaaaggaaaagagaaaagatgagAAGCGTGAAACAGTTAGAGCAGGCTGTTTTCGATGTGGTGCAAGAGGTCACCATCAACGTGATTGTCGTACTCCCAAACACTTGGTTGAACTTTTTCATGCATCactaaagaagaaagagaaaaattcTGAAACTAAAACTAATTTTGTTTCTGAAAATCATGTTGACATCACACATTTGGATGTAGCAGATTTCTTTGCACACCCTGAAGGAAAGATAGATCACTTAATTGGTGATGGTTCTGTGGCTATGGAAGAATGa